In Dryobates pubescens isolate bDryPub1 chromosome 15, bDryPub1.pri, whole genome shotgun sequence, the following proteins share a genomic window:
- the MTPN gene encoding myotrophin: protein MSDKEFMWALKNGDLDEVKDYVAKGEDVNRTLEGGRKPLHYAADCGQLEILEFLLLKGADINAPDKHNITPLLSAVYEGHVSCVKLLLSKGADKTVKGPDGLTAFEATDNQAIKTLLQ, encoded by the exons ATGTCTGACAAGGAATTCATGTGGGCCCTCAAAAATGGAGACTTGGACGAGGTGAAGGACTATGTGGCCAAG GGTGAAGATGTCAACCGGACACTTGAAGGTGGGAGGAAGCCTCTTCACTATGCAGCAGACTGTGGACAGCTTGAGATTCTGGAATTTCTGCTATTGAAAGGAGCTGATATTAAC GCTCCAGACAAACATAATATCACACCACTCCTATCAGCAGTCTATGAGGGCCATGTTTCCTGTGTGAAATTGCTTCTGTCAAAG GGTGCTGATAAGACTGTGAAAGGCCCAGATGGACTAACTGCCTTTGAAGCCACTGACAACCAGGCAATCAAAACTCTTCTTCAGTGA